TTTCGCAAGACCGCGCTTCTCACAGTCGTCTGGGCGTTTTTGCACATTGCAATGGGTGTTGCGGTGCACGTCGCCCTCGCGCTCTTGCCGCTTGGCTTTTTCTACAGGCACCTGTACAAAAAGCGCGGCCTTGACCACGCGTACGCGCTGCACTTTGCCACAAACATCATCATAGTCGCGGTGTCGATAGCATCGTATTTCCTGCAGTTCTAGCTCTGGCCCTCGGCGCGCGCCTTTAGGGCCCGGTTCATCTCTTCAAAGCCGGCCTTGACGTCGTCGGTGTCCTTGAAAAACGACGATAGCAGGCCGCCGAAGACCTCCCGGTGGATGAATTTCACCCTGCCACCGCTGCCTGCGTCTTCGATGGCAAATATGTGCTCGCCTGACAGGAACCCCGGCACCTTGCCAAACCACCTCAGTTCTTTTCCCGGCTCTGCCTTGGTCACCTTGGGCTCGTACGTGCGCTTTGTCCCCGCAGGCGTAGTTATGTGGATCTCTAGTTTTGCTCCTTCCCGCGGCTCGCCCCTGACTTGTCTTATGAAGGGATTCCACTCGCCATATTTTGCGAAATCGGCAAGCACTTCCCACACGCGCTGGGCGCTTGCGGCAATCTCTATCTCTGTATGGATCTCTTTCAAGCCGGCAGCAGCAACAAGTGCACCGCAGGGGAAGGTTATTTACTTTCTCGTCGTAAACTCGATCCTTATCGAGTCGCCGTTTTTGAGCGGTATGTCCAAAAAGCTGCCATTGGTGTGCAGGACGCCATTAACGTAGACCTTGGTGTCGTACTTGGTCAGGTCCTGCCCTATCCAGTTGTACAAGAAATGGCCCAGCGTAAACGCATACGGCTCCCCGTAGGCGACATGGATGGTGTTTTCCTGCAGGGTGTGCACAGGCAGCGTGCAGCTGTCGGTTATGCCGACCCCGCTAGGTATGCGTGCAGGCGCGCCGTCCACCGTCGCCGATACGGGCACTGTGAGCTGGTACGGCTCTGCAAGCGGATTTTCTATGCACTGGTATATCGGGTCCTGGGAGCGCAAATAGTCGGTAACTGCTTTTGTCCCGACCCCGGCGACAATGACTACGCCAGCAAGGAGCGCCATGGACCACATGAGGCGCCTCTTTTTTCCCGGCTCCTGCCCACCAAAACCCATTATTATGGACAGGCGCTCGTCAAAAAGTTAAAAGTCTTTGTGCGCAGCAGGCTGGAAAAAATAATGTTTAGGTTACTGGCTCAGTGCCAGCACGTGGTTCGTGCTCTCCACTAGCGGGAGCCCCGTCAGCATCTTGGGCGGAAGCGAAGTTGTATAGATGAGCACTCCGGGGACTGCCGCGCAGACGACAATAGTCAGTATAATCAGCCAGACGGCCGTCATCTTTTCGACCATAAAGAAAATCACGCTTATTTGGTTATATAAGTCTTAAAATCATCCGGCTTTTGGCGCCGGTGCATTTTTTGCCTGGCTGCGCAGCATCTCTACCTCTTCGCGCAACTCGTCGTTTTCGTCTTCGAGGACCTTCAGAGAGGTTATCGCCTCTGCATTCTGGGCCTTTAGCGCCTGGAACTCTTTTTTCAGCTTTTCATAGGCCTGCTGCACCGCGTCACTGGATGCTGCTGCAGCTTGCGGTGCCGGCGCGCTTTTTGGCGCTGCCTGCAGCCTTGCATTTTCCGCCTTTAGTGTCTCGATGGTCTTTGCTGAAGTAAAAGCCTGCGCCTTGAGCATGCTGACCTCGCTTGCGTACGTGCGCAGCTGCGACGCAAGGCGCGTGTTTTCGTCCATGAGCTTTTGGCGCTCGGCCCCAAACTTGCCTAGTTCCATCTTGAGCTGAGCGACAAGCGCCTCGTTGGCAGCATTGGATGACTCTGAAGAAGACGCTGCTGCGGCAAGCTCTGACAGTATTGCCGGCATGGCGTCAGAGTTGATGTATGCAGACGAGCCAAAATCAAGCGTGATTGCACCCCTTGACTTTAGCAGGCTCTCGACGCTTGCGTCAAGCGCAAAAGAGCTGGCGTTAAATGTAAAGAGCTTCAATCCGTGCACCTTTGCACTTTTGCTCTAAAAAGAGGGCAGCGCAAAATTTGTTGACATTTTTACTGGTAGTCATGCAGTGGCTTGTCCCTGTGAGATCCGATCTTGCCCTCAAGCTCTTTTCTGTGCTTTTGCAGTATGTGCCTGTTTGCGCACGAGTCGTGCATTATGCCGATGTCGCAAAAGTCGCACGCCGTCACAAACTCGATCTCTTTGAACTCTTTTTTGCAGAGGGCGCAGTTTTCCGTGCCGACGTCGCCGTCTGTGAGGGGCTTGAGCCACGAGTCGCGCCAGAGAAGAGTCACAAATTCTTGAGGCAAGGACGCGTATATATGATGTAGTAAATTATTCCGCCGCCGGCCTGCCCAAAAGCTCTATGATCCCGTACATGCGCCTGTACGACGCGTCGAGGTCTGCCTGCTTTTGCAGCCTTTTCTTGGTCTTTGTCAGCCGTGCCTCAAGCAAGGAGCCTTTGGCTGATGCAAGCGCGCCTGCTTCCTTCATGTACTGGCGCATGTACCTTTGGGCGTGCGGGTTGTCGCGTATGAGCGCCGCTATGAGTTCCGGCTCGTCGGTCATGACGCTCTGGGCAAGCATGGACTGGATTGCAAAGGTGGTCCCGCCGACTTCGTTGAGGGTTGCAAGGTCTTCGCGCGCAAGCATGCCTGCAAAGGCCACGTTGGAAAAGTACGTCAGGCCAAGGACGGCGGCTATAGCCCTGTCGTGTGTGCGGGCGTCAGGCAGCACCTTGACTGACATGCCTGCAAAAACGTTGTTTATCGCGCCAAGTTCCTTTTCTTTATTGCGCACCGGGACTGCAAGCATCTTTAGCTGCTTTTTCTCGCCTGCGCCCGGCCCGAACATTGGATGGATGCACAGCGCAACGATGTCCTTTTGCGTCTTTTTTAGCGCAGGAAGCGCCTTGGCCTTGATGGACGATATCTCTGCAAGCAAGGCGCCCTGCTTCCTCATTGCTTTGGCGCACTGCTTTATCACGGCAGGCGTGTGCTTCACCGGGACGCACACCATTACAAGGTCCGCGTTTTTCACGCAATCTGCAATGTTTCTGGCATTTTTGACATTTTTTATCTCAAAAGGCTTGACGTCAAAGGCACTGACCTCGTTGTTATTGCTCTGCCTTGCAAAGTAGCCGCAGAACCATGTGCCCATCTTGCCTGCAGCGCCGATGATTGCGACCTGCATTCCCACTACTGCGCCTTCCTCAACTCGTCGGCCATCACGGCAAGCCCCTCTGCCATCTCTTCCTCGCCCCTGCATGCAGATATCCTGACAAAGCGCCTGTACGAGTCGCCAAAGCCGCTTCCCGGGGCTATGGCCACGCCCCTCTCAAGCAGCCTTTCAACCAGCTGCATGTCTTCGCCACCGCCGTCTGGAAGCTCGGGATAGACGTACATGGCGCCGTCCGGCTCGACAAACCGTAGAGACATCTCTTTCATCTTGCCTGACAGAAAGCGCAGGCGCTTTTTCATCAGTTCCACGTTTCCTGACGGGTCTGCGCCAAGGGCGGCAAGGGCAGCATGCTGCACCGGCTCGGCGACGCTTGTCACGCCTACCGCCTGGACCTTTGCCATCTTCTTTATCGAATCCGCGCTTGCGATTGCATAGCCGACCCTAAAGCCTGTCATCGCATACGTCTTTGAAAATGACGACACGATTATGCTCTTGTCATAGCCGTACGAGTGCACGCTTTCAAACGGCCGAAACGAATAGCCTGAATACACTTCGTCGCTGAGCAGGTACAGCCCGCGGTCTTTTGCCAGCGCGACTATCCTGTCCATCGTCTTTTTGTCAAGGACTTTGCCAGTAGGATTGTTCGGGTAGTTTAGCGCGATCATCCTCGTCCCGCTTGTTATCATCGATTCCATCTCTTTCAGGTCGGGAGTCCAGCCACTTTCAAGCGTGGTTTTCAACACTTTTGTCCTTGCGCCGATAAAGTCGGCGCATTCCCTGTACGCCGGCCACGCCGGCTCGATTGTTATTATTTCCTCGCCGGGCCTCACAAGCGATGCGACCGCGGAAAAGACGGCAAAGCGCCCGCCGGGCGTGACCATCACCCTTTCCTCAGATACCTCGCTCTTTTTCGCTATCGCTTCTCGTAGCTGCGGTATCCCGCGGGTGTCTGTATAGTGGTATCTCTTTTGCGTAAATGACTCTGCAAGTGCGCTTCCGGCCTGCGCAGGTGCCGGGTAGTCGGGCTCGCCCACTTCAAGGTGGATTATGCGCTTGCCCGACGCCTCTAGCTGCTTGGCCTTTTGAAAGATGCCGAGGTGGGTCTGCCTTGGCGCCTTGTTTTTTTGCGGGCGCTTTAGCGCCTGCACGGTCTCGGATTCTGCAAGCAGCATGTTGAGCAGGCGCAGCGCAAATTCCCTGCTCATGCCGCTTTGCTCGGCCTGCTTTATGACCATCAGCCGGATCTCCCGCTCTACCTTTTCGTCCTTGACGTCTATTCCAAGCCTGTTTTTTACTTCTCCCACCTGCTCTGCCAGGGCCATCCTCTCCTGCACCCTCTTCAGTATGTCTGAAGTCACGGCGCGGATCTGGCCCCGCAGGGCCTCTAGCTCTTTTTCTCCAGACGCCGTCAATGTCAGTCAGGCGCTCCCTTTCTTCTTCAGGACAGGAGGAATGAGCCCGGCGCGTATTGCGTGATCGGCAAGCACCATCGAGACGACGCACTCGACTATCGGAGGCGCCCTTGGCACAACGCACGGGTCGTGCCTGCCCGGAACGGCCAGCTTGGCCTGCGACTTGCTTGACACGTCAAGTGTCTCCTGCGTCTTGGCTATCGACGCCGCGGGCTTGAATGCTACGCGGACTATTAGCGGCATGCCGTTTGACAGGCCGCCGAGTATGCCTCCCGAGTTGTTGGTCCTGGTCACTATTTTTCCGTCCTTCATCATGTAGTATGCGTCATTGTTTTCAGAGCCGCGCCTCTTTGATCCTTCAAAGCCAGAGCCAAACTCGACTGCCTTGACGGCGGGGATTCCAAAGAGCGCCTTGCTAAGGTCGGCCTCAAGGGACGCATATATCGGCTCTCCAAGCCCCACCGGCAGGCTTGACGTCGTGCATTCTACGATGCCTCCAAGCGAGTCTCCGTCCCTTCTTGCCGCCAAGATGGCGTCGCGCATCTTTTCAGCCGCCGCCGGGTCCGGGCACCGGACGTCGTTGTCGTAGCGCTGAGCAATGTTTTCCGCAGTAATGCTGTCGGCCTTTATCCCTCCAATTTCCGACGTATAGGCGACAATTTCGATGCCAAGCGTTTCTTGCAGAAGTTTCTGCGCCACTGCGCCGCCCATCACAAGCGCTGCAGTGAGCCTGCCTGAAAAGCGCCCGCTGCCGCGATAGTCTGCAAAGCCGCCGTACTTGACCATTGCAGGGTAGTCGGCGTGGCCCGGCCGCGGGATGTGCTTTATCGCCTCATAGGCGCGCGAGTCGGCGTCCTTGTTCCATATCAGCATGCATATCGGCGCACCCGTGGTAAAGCCGTTGAAAACGCCAGAGAGTATCTCGACCCTGTCCTCTTCCTTGCGCTGGGTGGTGACCGCGGACTGGCCGGGCTTGCGCCTGTCAAGCTGGCCCTGTATGTCCTCCTCTGAAAGCTGGAGCCCCGCCGGGCAGCCGTCGACCAGCATCCCTACGCAGCGGCCGTGGCTCTCGCCAAAACTCATGGCGACAAAGCGCTCGCCGATAATGTTACCACCGCTCATAGTTATATTACAGTAGTATGCTGGCTTGCGCTCGGTATATTGGCTTTTTGGATTACCTGGCCGGCGACAGCCTTGCCCCGAGGCCCTTCATGTCCTGCACAAAGTGCGGGTACGAGACGTCCACCGACTCGGCCCCTTCAACCACCGACTTCTCTGTCATCATGGACGCGATTGAAAATGCCATGAAGAGGCGGTGGTCGTTGTAGGCCTCAAGCGACGCGTTTTTCAGCTTTTTCGGCGCGGCGATGGTCAGTCCGTCGTGGAACTCGTCCACCTTGGCTCCAAACTTGGCAAGCTCGTGCGCGATGTTTGCTACCCTGTCGGTTTCCTTGACGCGGGCGTGCGCAACGCCGGTTATCTTTACCGGCGACCTTGCCTTGAGCGCAAGTATAGAAACCACCGGCAGGAGGTCCGGCGTGTCTGCGAGGTTGAACTCGCCTCCTTCAAGCGATTCTGTGCCTTCTACGACGACCTCGCCTCTTGACCTGTCCGCCTTTATGGCGCAGTCCATCTGCTTCATTATCTCGACTATCTGCGAGTCGCCCTGCGGCAGGTTGAAGTTGAGCCCCTTTACCTTCAGCCGCTTGCCGACAAGCGCGCCCGCAGACAGTATGAGCGCGGCGGTGGAAAAGTCGCTGGGCACGTCAAACTCGGTCGGCTTGTATTCTGCCTGCATGATGTGGTATTCAAGCATGCTTGGCTCATGGTCTATCTTTACCCCAAACTGCTCCATGGTCGCCATCGTCGCCCTGACGTACGGCTTGGACACCAGGTCGCCCTTGATCTTTAGCACGATTTCAGAATCGGCGTAAATGCCGGCGATGAGAAGGCCGGATATGAACTGGCTTGATATGCTGCCGTCGATTACCGTCGTCCCGCCCTTTATCCCGCCTCCCCTGACTACGAGGGGAGGAGTCCCGTTGCCCTTTGTGGAATAGGCCTCCACGCCAAGCGGGCCGAGGGCGTCAAGTATCGGCTGCATCGGGCGCCTCCGGAGGCTCTCGTCGCCCGTGAGGATGACGTGGCCGCTCCTGACAAGGCCGGACATGGCAGTCATTATCCTGATGGTTGTCCCCGAGTTTTCGCAGTTGAGCACGTTTTCAGGCGGCGGAAAATCGTGCCTCCCCTGCACCTGCACGACGCCGCGCTTTCCCTCTTGCACCTCTGCCCCAAGTGCCCTGCAGCAGGCAAGCGTGGCAAGCGTGTCCCTGGCAAGCAGCCCGTTTGTTATTCTCGACTGGCCGTCGGCAGCAAGCGACGCTATTGCAAGGGCGCGGTGGGTGTAGCTCTTGCTTGAAGGGCACCTGACAGTCCCGTCCACCTTTGAGCGCCGGACCTGTATCTTGACCATTTTTACAGGACTTCCACACTTGCCTTCTGGTTATTAACCTTAGACACGAGCACCCTGCCGTTGAATTTTGAAAATGCGTTCTTGATATCCTCCACCTCGTCGTCGTACGCCACCGCTGCTATCGAAGGCCCGTTCCCGGACACGCCGGCGGCAAGCGCGCCCTGCTCAAGGGCTGCAAGGACCGGTCTGTAGCTTGTGCCAAGCGCGGTGGAGGCAAGGACGCCGTTGAGCTTCATGGCCTTCCAGTATTCGCCCCCTTCTGCAAGCTTGAACGCGTCAGTAAATAAATCGGAAAGGTCGCTCAGTTTGTGCACGTCTCCCCGCGGCGTGTTGCGGGGCAGAAATATCACCGCGTGTAGGTTGTCCGGCGCATCCTCCCTCCTCAGCAGTTTTCTTGAATAGTTGTCTGTCACCACGAACCCGCCAAAGTAGCATGCCGTGGCGTCGTCGTACGCGCCTGTTATCGTGACCTTGGCGTCAAGCGACGCCCTTACCGCCGCGTCAAGGACGGCATAGTCGTCTATTTTTTCGCTTGCAAGCCGGCTGCACGCAAGCGCTACTGCGTTTGACACGGCGCTGGAGCTTTTCAGCCCAAAGCCTATCGGGATCTCTGACCTGAGCTTTACTATCAGCTGGTTGCGCTCAAGCGTGTCTGGAGGCAGCGTGTTTTTAATGATGTTGTTGACAAGCCTGTCGTCGTTCTTGCCCGTCAGGAACCTAAGCCCCCTGCCCCTTGTCATCTCTACCTCCGCCGTGACCTTGAGCGAAATGCCAAGTGCCGAGCCGTTGCCAGTCGCTATGGCGTTTACTATGGACACCGCGCCGTGCATG
The sequence above is drawn from the Nitrososphaera viennensis EN76 genome and encodes:
- a CDS encoding prephenate dehydrogenase/arogenate dehydrogenase family protein, whose product is MQVAIIGAAGKMGTWFCGYFARQSNNNEVSAFDVKPFEIKNVKNARNIADCVKNADLVMVCVPVKHTPAVIKQCAKAMRKQGALLAEISSIKAKALPALKKTQKDIVALCIHPMFGPGAGEKKQLKMLAVPVRNKEKELGAINNVFAGMSVKVLPDARTHDRAIAAVLGLTYFSNVAFAGMLAREDLATLNEVGGTTFAIQSMLAQSVMTDEPELIAALIRDNPHAQRYMRQYMKEAGALASAKGSLLEARLTKTKKRLQKQADLDASYRRMYGIIELLGRPAAE
- the aroA gene encoding 3-phosphoshikimate 1-carboxyvinyltransferase, which gives rise to MVKIQVRRSKVDGTVRCPSSKSYTHRALAIASLAADGQSRITNGLLARDTLATLACCRALGAEVQEGKRGVVQVQGRHDFPPPENVLNCENSGTTIRIMTAMSGLVRSGHVILTGDESLRRRPMQPILDALGPLGVEAYSTKGNGTPPLVVRGGGIKGGTTVIDGSISSQFISGLLIAGIYADSEIVLKIKGDLVSKPYVRATMATMEQFGVKIDHEPSMLEYHIMQAEYKPTEFDVPSDFSTAALILSAGALVGKRLKVKGLNFNLPQGDSQIVEIMKQMDCAIKADRSRGEVVVEGTESLEGGEFNLADTPDLLPVVSILALKARSPVKITGVAHARVKETDRVANIAHELAKFGAKVDEFHDGLTIAAPKKLKNASLEAYNDHRLFMAFSIASMMTEKSVVEGAESVDVSYPHFVQDMKGLGARLSPAR
- the aroC gene encoding chorismate synthase — encoded protein: MSGGNIIGERFVAMSFGESHGRCVGMLVDGCPAGLQLSEEDIQGQLDRRKPGQSAVTTQRKEEDRVEILSGVFNGFTTGAPICMLIWNKDADSRAYEAIKHIPRPGHADYPAMVKYGGFADYRGSGRFSGRLTAALVMGGAVAQKLLQETLGIEIVAYTSEIGGIKADSITAENIAQRYDNDVRCPDPAAAEKMRDAILAARRDGDSLGGIVECTTSSLPVGLGEPIYASLEADLSKALFGIPAVKAVEFGSGFEGSKRRGSENNDAYYMMKDGKIVTRTNNSGGILGGLSNGMPLIVRVAFKPAASIAKTQETLDVSSKSQAKLAVPGRHDPCVVPRAPPIVECVVSMVLADHAIRAGLIPPVLKKKGSA
- a CDS encoding SRPBCC domain-containing protein, which encodes MKEIHTEIEIAASAQRVWEVLADFAKYGEWNPFIRQVRGEPREGAKLEIHITTPAGTKRTYEPKVTKAEPGKELRWFGKVPGFLSGEHIFAIEDAGSGGRVKFIHREVFGGLLSSFFKDTDDVKAGFEEMNRALKARAEGQS
- a CDS encoding shikimate kinase; translation: MTTTAAKVRATMHGAVSIVNAIATGNGSALGISLKVTAEVEMTRGRGLRFLTGKNDDRLVNNIIKNTLPPDTLERNQLIVKLRSEIPIGFGLKSSSAVSNAVALACSRLASEKIDDYAVLDAAVRASLDAKVTITGAYDDATACYFGGFVVTDNYSRKLLRREDAPDNLHAVIFLPRNTPRGDVHKLSDLSDLFTDAFKLAEGGEYWKAMKLNGVLASTALGTSYRPVLAALEQGALAAGVSGNGPSIAAVAYDDEVEDIKNAFSKFNGRVLVSKVNNQKASVEVL
- a CDS encoding aminotransferase class I/II-fold pyridoxal phosphate-dependent enzyme, coding for MTASGEKELEALRGQIRAVTSDILKRVQERMALAEQVGEVKNRLGIDVKDEKVEREIRLMVIKQAEQSGMSREFALRLLNMLLAESETVQALKRPQKNKAPRQTHLGIFQKAKQLEASGKRIIHLEVGEPDYPAPAQAGSALAESFTQKRYHYTDTRGIPQLREAIAKKSEVSEERVMVTPGGRFAVFSAVASLVRPGEEIITIEPAWPAYRECADFIGARTKVLKTTLESGWTPDLKEMESMITSGTRMIALNYPNNPTGKVLDKKTMDRIVALAKDRGLYLLSDEVYSGYSFRPFESVHSYGYDKSIIVSSFSKTYAMTGFRVGYAIASADSIKKMAKVQAVGVTSVAEPVQHAALAALGADPSGNVELMKKRLRFLSGKMKEMSLRFVEPDGAMYVYPELPDGGGEDMQLVERLLERGVAIAPGSGFGDSYRRFVRISACRGEEEMAEGLAVMADELRKAQ